In Schistocerca americana isolate TAMUIC-IGC-003095 chromosome 7, iqSchAmer2.1, whole genome shotgun sequence, a single genomic region encodes these proteins:
- the LOC124623181 gene encoding uncharacterized protein LOC124623181 isoform X2 translates to MELVRAVCGKMQEQLTCSRMEVTLVTSHLLNTRCNGSRHYASPGRVVLYRSVATKSYDGNNQHHGWDDRPIRWPDRQQPEPHKYALHNRDDGILFRWNYDVNRPIHPTTTHEEDHHYNTPSLPYMQYEQTNARHPAFQLVNSEHRFGNPQIVHHLHHHHHYYDTSINPLNANFGRGENLSQPIEPEILYKHIFQLSKSHHENNQQSSNLALQTATVMPRSKEKTNITPEIPPFRPSPQLHQFSEPDPLFHPNKSVFLTHPTPTTTEPSASITSTTEKPKVINIYPDSINAQLPPSESHIDTVIPYISAAAATASKASAASTTQRVTYTSAEESYITDALSTTMHMAAETTTAENDFMEQMVMFQPHRLQEPSILSPESLSQHHSNNSESSQQVVMPVTSSTIQLNSQLQKIIQQSDETAPPDDTDSPITVVTSSQSESDTSTNNSDNVTVTQKSDNNDNPKGIESTITILSKVKKESGNNVTILTKVNMQSSAATMEKTQLSRHHLIPLIIQKDESPHNVTVDFNSASHVNTNMDKRKPAETIFIAPQMTYQHGVEIAHKEPETNDDLTTVHPTIPDYQTEDQVHGKAKLYEDIPQEMN, encoded by the coding sequence GTAACACTGGTAACATCTCACCTCCTCAATACGAGGTGTAATGGCAGTCGCCACTATGCTTCTCCTGGACGTGTTGTCCTGTACCGATCAGTGGCAACAAAATCGTATGACGGCAACAATCAACATCACGGCTGGGATGACAGGCCAATTAGATGGCCAGACAGACAACAGCCGGAGCCACACAAATATGCTCTACACAACCGTGATGATGGAATCCTGTTCAGGTGGAACTACGATGTCAACAGACCAATTCATCCAACTACCACACACGAAGAGGATCACCATTACAACACACCATCATTACCATACATGCAATATGAGCAAACAAATGCAAGACATCCTGCGTTTCAACTAGTGAACTCTGAGCATCGATTTGGAAATCCACAAATTGTTCATCATTTACATCACCATCACCACTATTATGACACATCTATTAATCCTCTGAACGCAAATTTTGGGCGAGGAGAAAACCTCAGCCAACCAATAGAACCAGAAATTTTGTACAAACATATATTTCAGTTGAGTAAGAGTCATCATGAAAACAACCAGCAAAGTTCAAATCTGGCACTCCAAACTGCAACTGTAATGCCAAGATCTAAGGAAAAGACAAACATCACTCCAGAGATTCCACCATTCAGACCTTCACCACAGCTGCACCAGTTCTCAGAGCCTGATCCACTTTTTCATCCTAACAAATCAGTATTTCTAACACATCCTACACCTACGACAACTGAGCCTTCTGCAAGCATTACGAGTACAACAGAAAAACCAAAAGTGATCAATATATATCCTGATTCAATTAACGCTCAGCTTCCACCATCAGAAAGCCACATTGACACTGTTATACCTTATATTTCGGCAGCAGCAGCAACTGCCAGCAAGGCATCGGCTGCCAGTACAACTCAAAGGGTAACTTATACATCAGCTGAAGAAAGTTATATTACAGATGCTCTCTCTACCACAATGCACATGGCAGCAGAGACAACAACTGCTGAAAATGATTTTATGGAACAAATGGTAATGTTTCAACCACATAGGTTACAAGAACCTAGTATACTTTCTccagaatctttgtcacaacatcATTCTAACAATTCAGAATCTTCACAGCAAGTGGTTATGCCAGTAACTTCAAGCACAATACAACTGAACAGCCAATTACAAAAAATTATCCAACAATCTGATGAGACAGCACCACCAGATGATACCGACTCACCAATTACAGTTGTAACTTCATCACAAAGTGAATCTGACACTTCAACAAACAACTCTGACAACGTAACAGTGACACAAAAATCTGACAACAATGATAATCCAAAAGGAATTGAAAGTACTATCACAATTCTCAGTAAGGTCAAAAAGGAAAGTGGAAATAATGTTACGATACTCACAAAAGTTAACATGCAGTCTAGTGCAGCAACTATGGAAAAAACACAGCTGAGCAGACATCATTTGATCCCTCTCATAATACAGAAAGATGAGTCACCTCATAATGTGACAGTTGATTTCAACAGTGCTTCACATGTTAACACAAATATGGACAAAAGAAAACCAGCTGAAACCATATTCATTGCACCACAAATGACATATCAACATGGAGTGGAAATAGCACATAAAGAACCGGAAACAAATGACGATCTAACTACAGTGCATCCAACAATACCAGATTACCAAACTGAAGATCAAGTCCATGGAAAGGCTAAACTTTACGAAGACATTCCACAGGAGATGAACTGA
- the LOC124623181 gene encoding uncharacterized protein LOC124623181 isoform X1 translates to MSESFTVWQLATEFPQRNMSSQVPGFLHFLFVTLVTSHLLNTRCNGSRHYASPGRVVLYRSVATKSYDGNNQHHGWDDRPIRWPDRQQPEPHKYALHNRDDGILFRWNYDVNRPIHPTTTHEEDHHYNTPSLPYMQYEQTNARHPAFQLVNSEHRFGNPQIVHHLHHHHHYYDTSINPLNANFGRGENLSQPIEPEILYKHIFQLSKSHHENNQQSSNLALQTATVMPRSKEKTNITPEIPPFRPSPQLHQFSEPDPLFHPNKSVFLTHPTPTTTEPSASITSTTEKPKVINIYPDSINAQLPPSESHIDTVIPYISAAAATASKASAASTTQRVTYTSAEESYITDALSTTMHMAAETTTAENDFMEQMVMFQPHRLQEPSILSPESLSQHHSNNSESSQQVVMPVTSSTIQLNSQLQKIIQQSDETAPPDDTDSPITVVTSSQSESDTSTNNSDNVTVTQKSDNNDNPKGIESTITILSKVKKESGNNVTILTKVNMQSSAATMEKTQLSRHHLIPLIIQKDESPHNVTVDFNSASHVNTNMDKRKPAETIFIAPQMTYQHGVEIAHKEPETNDDLTTVHPTIPDYQTEDQVHGKAKLYEDIPQEMN, encoded by the coding sequence GTAACACTGGTAACATCTCACCTCCTCAATACGAGGTGTAATGGCAGTCGCCACTATGCTTCTCCTGGACGTGTTGTCCTGTACCGATCAGTGGCAACAAAATCGTATGACGGCAACAATCAACATCACGGCTGGGATGACAGGCCAATTAGATGGCCAGACAGACAACAGCCGGAGCCACACAAATATGCTCTACACAACCGTGATGATGGAATCCTGTTCAGGTGGAACTACGATGTCAACAGACCAATTCATCCAACTACCACACACGAAGAGGATCACCATTACAACACACCATCATTACCATACATGCAATATGAGCAAACAAATGCAAGACATCCTGCGTTTCAACTAGTGAACTCTGAGCATCGATTTGGAAATCCACAAATTGTTCATCATTTACATCACCATCACCACTATTATGACACATCTATTAATCCTCTGAACGCAAATTTTGGGCGAGGAGAAAACCTCAGCCAACCAATAGAACCAGAAATTTTGTACAAACATATATTTCAGTTGAGTAAGAGTCATCATGAAAACAACCAGCAAAGTTCAAATCTGGCACTCCAAACTGCAACTGTAATGCCAAGATCTAAGGAAAAGACAAACATCACTCCAGAGATTCCACCATTCAGACCTTCACCACAGCTGCACCAGTTCTCAGAGCCTGATCCACTTTTTCATCCTAACAAATCAGTATTTCTAACACATCCTACACCTACGACAACTGAGCCTTCTGCAAGCATTACGAGTACAACAGAAAAACCAAAAGTGATCAATATATATCCTGATTCAATTAACGCTCAGCTTCCACCATCAGAAAGCCACATTGACACTGTTATACCTTATATTTCGGCAGCAGCAGCAACTGCCAGCAAGGCATCGGCTGCCAGTACAACTCAAAGGGTAACTTATACATCAGCTGAAGAAAGTTATATTACAGATGCTCTCTCTACCACAATGCACATGGCAGCAGAGACAACAACTGCTGAAAATGATTTTATGGAACAAATGGTAATGTTTCAACCACATAGGTTACAAGAACCTAGTATACTTTCTccagaatctttgtcacaacatcATTCTAACAATTCAGAATCTTCACAGCAAGTGGTTATGCCAGTAACTTCAAGCACAATACAACTGAACAGCCAATTACAAAAAATTATCCAACAATCTGATGAGACAGCACCACCAGATGATACCGACTCACCAATTACAGTTGTAACTTCATCACAAAGTGAATCTGACACTTCAACAAACAACTCTGACAACGTAACAGTGACACAAAAATCTGACAACAATGATAATCCAAAAGGAATTGAAAGTACTATCACAATTCTCAGTAAGGTCAAAAAGGAAAGTGGAAATAATGTTACGATACTCACAAAAGTTAACATGCAGTCTAGTGCAGCAACTATGGAAAAAACACAGCTGAGCAGACATCATTTGATCCCTCTCATAATACAGAAAGATGAGTCACCTCATAATGTGACAGTTGATTTCAACAGTGCTTCACATGTTAACACAAATATGGACAAAAGAAAACCAGCTGAAACCATATTCATTGCACCACAAATGACATATCAACATGGAGTGGAAATAGCACATAAAGAACCGGAAACAAATGACGATCTAACTACAGTGCATCCAACAATACCAGATTACCAAACTGAAGATCAAGTCCATGGAAAGGCTAAACTTTACGAAGACATTCCACAGGAGATGAACTGA